Proteins encoded in a region of the Bubalus bubalis isolate 160015118507 breed Murrah chromosome 9, NDDB_SH_1, whole genome shotgun sequence genome:
- the RPS14 gene encoding 40S ribosomal protein S14 yields the protein MAPRKGKEKKEEQVISLGPQVAEGENVFGVCHIFASFNDTFVHVTDLSGKETICRVTGGMKVKADRDESSPYAAMLAAQDVAQRCKELGITALHIKLRATGGNRTKTPGPGAQSALRALARSGMKIGRIEDVTPIPSDSTRRKGGRRGRRL from the exons ATGGCACCTCGcaaggggaaggaaaagaaggaagaacaggTCATCAGCCTCGGCCCTCAGGTGGCTGAAGGAGAAAATGTATTTGGTGTCTGCCACATCTTTGCATCCTTCAACGACACTTTTGTGCATGTCACCGATCTTTCTGGCAA GGAAACCATCTGCCGTGTAACTGGTGGGATGAAGGTGAAAGCTGACCGAGATGAGTCCTCTCCATATGCTGCCATGTTGGCTGCCCAGGATGTagcccagagatgcaaggagCTGGGCATCACTGCCCTCCACATCAAACTCCGGGCCACAGGAGGAAATAG GACCAAGACTCCTGGACCAGGGGCCCAGTCAGCGCTCAGAGCCCTCGCCCGCTCAGGGATGAAGATTGGGCGGATTG AGGATGTCACCCCCATCCCCTCCGACAGCACCCGCAGAAAGGGGGGTCGCCGTGGTCGCCGTCTGTGA